A single Streptomyces sp. 2114.4 DNA region contains:
- a CDS encoding lipid-transfer protein, producing the protein MGATLKDATAIAGIGQTPFAKRLGASEKTLACRAIVAALDDAGIAPSEVDAFASYTMEETDEVEIAKAIGAGDVTHFSKVGYGGGGSCATVAHLAAAIATGQANVGIAWRSRKRGSGPRPWKNTQVQLPTPGQWTRPFGLLRPADEIGMLARRYMHEYGATRDHLFNVALACRNRANQNPAAMMYERPLTREMYMTARWISEPLCLFDNCLETDGALACVVVSAERARDCRQRPVYVHSAAQGLPAQHHGMVNYWNDDPLTGPAWTAARQLWKGADLGPQDVDVAQIYDAFTPLIPLSLEGYGFCGRGEGAAFTEGGALEIGGRLPLNTAGGGLSEAYVHGFNLITEGVKQLRGTSTAQVPGAATCLVTAGEGVPTSALLLRS; encoded by the coding sequence ATGGGGGCGACCCTCAAGGACGCTACGGCGATAGCCGGCATCGGGCAGACACCGTTCGCCAAACGACTCGGCGCCTCCGAGAAGACCTTGGCCTGCCGGGCGATCGTCGCGGCGCTGGACGACGCCGGAATCGCCCCCTCGGAGGTGGACGCCTTCGCCTCCTACACCATGGAGGAGACCGACGAGGTCGAGATAGCCAAGGCCATCGGCGCCGGGGACGTCACCCACTTCTCCAAGGTCGGCTACGGCGGCGGCGGTTCCTGCGCGACGGTGGCCCATCTGGCCGCCGCCATCGCCACCGGCCAGGCGAACGTCGGCATCGCCTGGCGGTCCCGCAAGCGCGGTTCGGGACCGCGCCCCTGGAAGAACACCCAGGTCCAGCTGCCCACCCCGGGACAGTGGACCCGCCCCTTCGGACTGCTGCGCCCGGCCGACGAGATCGGCATGCTGGCCCGCCGCTACATGCACGAATACGGCGCCACCCGCGACCACCTCTTCAACGTCGCGCTCGCCTGCCGCAACCGCGCCAACCAGAACCCGGCCGCGATGATGTACGAGCGCCCGCTGACCCGCGAGATGTATATGACCGCCCGCTGGATCAGCGAGCCGCTCTGCCTCTTCGACAACTGCCTGGAGACGGACGGCGCACTGGCCTGTGTCGTGGTCTCCGCCGAGCGGGCCCGCGACTGCCGGCAGCGGCCCGTCTACGTCCACTCCGCGGCCCAGGGCCTGCCCGCCCAGCACCACGGCATGGTCAACTACTGGAACGACGACCCGCTCACCGGCCCCGCCTGGACCGCCGCCCGGCAGCTGTGGAAGGGCGCCGACCTCGGACCGCAGGACGTCGACGTGGCACAGATCTATGACGCCTTCACCCCCCTGATCCCCCTCTCCCTGGAGGGATACGGCTTCTGCGGCCGCGGCGAGGGCGCGGCCTTCACCGAGGGCGGCGCGCTGGAGATCGGCGGCCGGCTCCCCCTCAACACCGCCGGCGGCGGCCTCTCCGAGGCGTACGTCCACGGTTTCAACCTCATCACCGAAGGCGTCAAGCAACTGCGCGGCACCAGCACCGCACAGGTACCCGGCGCCGCCACCTGCCTGGTCACCGCGGGCGAGGGCGTCCCCACCTCGGCCCTGCTGCTAAGGAGTTGA
- a CDS encoding acyl-CoA dehydrogenase family protein: protein MDAAFTEEQHEIRRTLRELLLNHCGPDQVKAAVRTPPGYDPQVWHRLAAELGLPGLALPAAYGGVDCGPTELALACEETGRAVLPSPLIATAALAAPLILALGSERQRGELLPGLAGGELTGTLAVPAGQLATALGLTGPNDGDWAGGGRAGGVQARRQDGTWRLYGETGQVLNGHTAEVLVVAAHTGGFARSRTLLFLVRAAALGPEARPDSRHAHAEGASAPGTTGLLRIRQTALDETRPLARLELRDVPAELLGEVDGEGCPYGEGGGDGTAVAAALAATGVTAAAVLAAEAVGAADAALARTVAYVREREQFGRPIGSFQAVQHRLADLYVTLQAARSATYYAAWAAGGGRPGGQGAPGASGAAEPGAGALALAQALEALRAVAAEAVQLHGGIGFTWEHEAHLYFKRAAGDELLLGPVHRLRARAAEEAGLFTGGAGQADGGRRGSGDRGAGGSGGQPSGDRGAGESGGSPVRPDAGEAPVGARTAEAVEA from the coding sequence ATGGATGCCGCGTTCACCGAGGAGCAGCACGAAATCCGCCGCACCCTGCGCGAACTGCTGCTCAATCACTGTGGTCCGGACCAGGTCAAGGCGGCCGTACGCACCCCGCCCGGGTACGACCCGCAGGTGTGGCACCGGCTCGCCGCCGAGCTCGGCCTGCCCGGTCTGGCGCTGCCCGCCGCATACGGCGGGGTGGACTGCGGGCCCACCGAACTCGCCCTGGCCTGCGAGGAGACCGGTCGCGCCGTCCTTCCCTCGCCGCTGATCGCCACCGCCGCACTGGCCGCGCCGCTGATCCTCGCACTGGGCAGCGAACGCCAGCGCGGCGAACTGCTGCCGGGCCTCGCCGGCGGGGAGCTGACCGGAACGCTCGCCGTACCGGCCGGGCAGCTGGCCACCGCACTGGGGCTGACCGGGCCGAATGACGGCGACTGGGCGGGCGGCGGCCGGGCCGGCGGGGTTCAGGCGCGGAGGCAGGACGGAACGTGGCGGCTGTACGGGGAGACCGGGCAGGTGCTGAACGGCCACACTGCGGAGGTGCTGGTGGTGGCCGCGCACACCGGTGGGTTCGCGCGCAGCCGTACCCTGCTGTTCCTCGTGCGGGCGGCGGCACTCGGCCCGGAGGCCCGGCCGGACAGCCGGCACGCGCACGCCGAGGGGGCAAGTGCGCCCGGTACGACCGGTCTGCTGCGGATCCGGCAGACCGCGCTGGACGAGACCCGTCCGCTGGCACGCCTCGAACTGCGGGACGTGCCGGCCGAGTTGCTTGGGGAGGTGGACGGGGAGGGTTGCCCGTACGGGGAGGGGGGCGGCGACGGGACGGCGGTGGCCGCCGCGCTCGCCGCGACCGGGGTGACGGCGGCCGCGGTGCTGGCCGCCGAGGCGGTCGGGGCGGCCGATGCGGCGCTGGCCCGTACCGTCGCCTACGTCCGGGAGCGCGAGCAGTTCGGCCGGCCCATCGGCTCCTTCCAGGCGGTGCAGCACCGGCTCGCCGATCTGTATGTGACGCTGCAGGCGGCGCGCTCGGCGACGTACTACGCGGCCTGGGCGGCGGGCGGCGGAAGGCCAGGGGGGCAGGGCGCCCCGGGGGCGTCCGGTGCGGCCGAGCCCGGTGCAGGGGCGCTGGCATTGGCGCAGGCGCTGGAGGCGCTGCGTGCGGTGGCGGCCGAGGCGGTGCAACTGCACGGCGGCATCGGCTTCACCTGGGAGCACGAGGCGCATCTGTACTTCAAGCGTGCGGCCGGCGATGAACTGCTGCTGGGGCCCGTACACCGGCTCCGGGCGCGGGCCGCCGAGGAGGCGGGGCTGTTCACGGGAGGGGCGGGGCAGGCCGACGGAGGCAGAAGGGGCAGCGGTGACCGTGGTGCCGGGGGGAGTGGAGGGCAGCCCAGCGGTGACCGTGGGGCGGGTGAAAGCGGGGGGTCGCCCGTGCGCCCCGATGCCGGGGAGGCGCCGGTGGGAGCCCGTACGGCAGAGGCGGTGGAGGCCTGA
- a CDS encoding IPT/TIG domain-containing protein — MFTYSSEAPAPGRARNSGLPAAFLAGAVIPVGTTPGGISLSPGGARAYVANQGSNTVSVIDTATDTVTSTIPTGAGPSFVAISPDGTRGYVTVSGDGLVSVLDTASNAIVANIPVAAGPVMAAVTPDGTRLYVTQQAGNTVSVIDTATDTVTGTITVGAGPTGAAMTPDGTRLYVACLASGAVSVIDTATDTVAATIPVGGVPILLAVTPDGAHVYVTNVATSTVSVIDTAAGAVTATIGVSAQPRFVAVSPDGAHAYVANAYPDTVSVIDTATHAVVENIGVGDGPTGIVVFPDGTRAYVTNSGAGTVGVMATTVIPDQGGTAGGTKVTVTGHHLAHADAVRFGTAQAVITANTATSLTVTAPAGSGAVPVTVTTPGGTGTLGSFYYVPLPALTGISPAAGPVAGSDQEIVLTGRNLAGAIDVYFGPTRAVIQSVSDTQVTVRAAGAPGPGGVAVTVFTAGGSADGLTYTYVSPSTITGVSPDTGPTSGGTAVTLTGTGLSSTDQVTFHGVPAPFEIVSDTTVTATSPPSGTPGTFDVTASGPGGSPSGSFTYVSGPGI, encoded by the coding sequence ATGTTCACCTATTCCTCAGAAGCTCCGGCGCCCGGCCGGGCGCGCAACTCCGGATTACCTGCCGCTTTCTTGGCGGGGGCCGTGATTCCCGTGGGCACCACACCCGGGGGAATTTCCCTTTCCCCTGGCGGAGCCCGTGCATATGTGGCCAACCAGGGCTCGAATACGGTGAGCGTGATCGATACCGCCACCGACACCGTCACCAGCACCATCCCGACGGGCGCCGGCCCCTCCTTCGTGGCGATCAGCCCGGACGGAACCCGCGGCTATGTGACCGTCTCCGGCGACGGTCTCGTCAGCGTGCTCGACACCGCTTCGAACGCCATCGTCGCGAACATCCCCGTAGCGGCGGGACCGGTGATGGCCGCGGTCACCCCGGACGGGACCCGCCTCTATGTGACGCAGCAGGCAGGCAACACGGTGAGTGTGATCGACACGGCCACCGACACCGTCACCGGCACCATCACCGTGGGGGCCGGACCGACTGGGGCTGCCATGACCCCGGACGGCACCCGCCTCTATGTGGCGTGCCTCGCCTCCGGTGCCGTCAGCGTGATCGATACCGCCACGGACACCGTCGCCGCCACGATCCCCGTCGGCGGCGTCCCCATCCTGCTGGCGGTCACCCCGGACGGGGCCCATGTCTACGTCACGAACGTCGCCACCTCCACGGTGAGCGTGATCGATACCGCGGCCGGCGCCGTCACCGCCACCATCGGCGTCAGCGCCCAGCCGCGTTTCGTGGCGGTGAGCCCCGACGGCGCCCATGCATACGTGGCGAATGCCTACCCGGACACGGTGAGCGTGATCGACACGGCCACCCACGCCGTCGTCGAGAACATCGGGGTGGGAGACGGCCCCACCGGCATCGTGGTCTTCCCCGACGGAACACGCGCCTACGTGACCAACTCCGGCGCCGGAACCGTCGGTGTCATGGCGACGACGGTGATTCCCGACCAGGGGGGCACGGCAGGCGGAACGAAGGTGACCGTCACCGGTCACCACCTGGCCCATGCCGATGCCGTGCGCTTCGGCACCGCCCAGGCCGTCATCACCGCCAATACGGCGACCTCGCTGACCGTCACCGCTCCCGCCGGATCCGGCGCCGTCCCCGTGACGGTCACCACCCCGGGCGGCACCGGCACCCTCGGGTCCTTCTACTACGTGCCGTTGCCCGCCCTCACCGGTATCAGCCCCGCCGCGGGCCCCGTCGCCGGCAGCGACCAGGAGATCGTCCTCACCGGCCGCAACCTCGCCGGGGCGATCGATGTGTACTTCGGCCCCACCCGAGCCGTCATCCAAAGCGTGTCCGACACCCAGGTCACCGTCAGGGCCGCCGGTGCCCCGGGGCCGGGCGGCGTCGCCGTCACCGTGTTCACCGCGGGCGGCAGCGCCGACGGGCTGACGTATACCTACGTCAGCCCGTCCACCATCACCGGCGTCAGCCCCGACACGGGACCGACCTCCGGCGGCACCGCGGTGACCCTCACCGGCACCGGCCTGTCCTCCACCGACCAGGTCACCTTCCACGGTGTCCCGGCGCCCTTCGAGATCGTCTCCGACACCACGGTGACCGCCACGTCCCCGCCCAGCGGCACCCCCGGCACCTTCGACGTCACGGCCTCCGGCCCCGGAGGCTCACCTTCCGGATCGTTCACCTACGTCTCCGGCCCCGGTATCTGA
- a CDS encoding PQQ-binding-like beta-propeller repeat protein — MVEQLKQLTQHDPRRIGPFEVLGRLGAGGMGLVYLARSASGRRVAIKTVRTELAEDQLFRVRFTREVEAARAVSGFYTAAVVDADPRAAVPWLATAYVPAPSLEEIVNECGPLPAQAVRWLAAGIAEALQSIHGAGLVHRDLKPSNVLVVEDGPRVIDFGIASGVSNTRLTMTNVAVGTPAYMSPEQARDSRSVTGASDVFSLGSTLVFAATGHAPFHGANPVETVFMLLREGPDLAGLPDELRPLMESCMQMEAGQRPSPADLQSQLAPHLFGSGSDDSGTASAWLPPGAVALIEGRRGGRSTVANGGQRAGSGRSTGRAAPPHPPVPSSPPAAPPVPAAQPAQAPPRPESAPVGAESGWPGHVGAGPGAHRGTDPRGGNPGPMPQPAALGPDVSAARVTPVSAAPPTAPPSSAASPSPAAALSAAPPAVSGDGAAGPVHLGGSAAPIGPGPRADAPGPQPRGQAGAATNWVRPPGTGPVTGVPAQGPTGGAAAAESPARGEAAPPPPPEAPPAEPGRWRPWRFRMSNDVWGTPAVADDLLYVTSFEVHALDVASGRRKFKTRDVAWAMAVADGRIHASDGPSLYALNADDGAERWRLHTEGWVYALQVDRGTVVTSTRGGGVQAWEAATGERLWETGGVQTDFETAEAAPVVHDGTVFVWADARLKALEARTGAERWSYPVGDAASCGGVPVRLLPASDGVVYVVAGTRVLAIDIARGDVRWHFEAPAVFLSPPAFAPGPAVTGGGVYLADYLGTVYALDPADGRDRWRIATEARQSTEPVLVAHGAVHLGSGKALYTLDAVTGTPRWRFQAGAEVVGAPVVAEGRVHFGSADHCLYTLDAMGGQLRWKLATGGEITGSPVAVGGVVYACSKDRCVYALDAAKGTGLARRA; from the coding sequence GTGGTGGAGCAGCTGAAGCAGCTGACGCAGCACGATCCCCGGCGGATCGGCCCGTTCGAGGTGCTCGGCCGTCTCGGGGCCGGCGGCATGGGACTGGTCTATCTGGCGCGCTCGGCGTCCGGCCGGCGCGTGGCGATCAAGACCGTGCGGACCGAGCTCGCCGAGGACCAGCTGTTCCGGGTCCGCTTCACACGCGAGGTCGAGGCGGCCCGCGCGGTCAGCGGTTTCTACACGGCCGCGGTGGTGGACGCCGATCCGCGCGCGGCGGTGCCCTGGCTCGCGACGGCCTACGTCCCCGCGCCCTCCCTCGAGGAAATAGTCAATGAGTGCGGGCCGCTCCCGGCCCAGGCGGTGCGGTGGCTGGCGGCCGGGATCGCCGAGGCGCTGCAGTCCATCCACGGCGCCGGCCTGGTGCACCGTGACCTGAAACCGTCGAACGTGCTGGTCGTCGAGGACGGCCCCCGGGTGATCGACTTCGGGATCGCCTCCGGGGTGTCCAACACCCGGCTGACGATGACCAACGTCGCCGTGGGCACCCCCGCCTACATGTCGCCCGAGCAGGCCCGTGACTCGCGCAGCGTGACGGGCGCGAGCGATGTCTTCTCCCTCGGCTCGACGCTGGTCTTCGCCGCCACCGGTCATGCGCCCTTCCACGGCGCCAACCCCGTCGAGACCGTCTTCATGCTGCTGCGTGAGGGGCCCGACCTGGCCGGGCTGCCGGACGAACTGCGGCCGCTGATGGAGTCCTGTATGCAGATGGAGGCCGGCCAGCGGCCGTCCCCCGCCGATCTGCAGTCCCAGCTCGCACCGCATCTCTTCGGCTCCGGCAGCGACGACAGCGGTACCGCCTCGGCCTGGCTGCCGCCCGGAGCGGTGGCGCTCATCGAAGGCCGCCGCGGCGGCCGCTCCACCGTGGCGAACGGCGGCCAGCGGGCCGGCTCCGGGCGCAGCACCGGCCGTGCCGCGCCGCCGCATCCGCCCGTCCCGTCGTCCCCGCCCGCGGCGCCTCCGGTGCCCGCGGCGCAGCCGGCCCAGGCACCGCCGCGGCCGGAGAGCGCACCGGTCGGCGCGGAGTCCGGCTGGCCCGGCCATGTCGGCGCGGGCCCCGGTGCGCACCGGGGCACCGACCCGCGCGGTGGCAACCCCGGCCCGATGCCGCAGCCCGCGGCGCTCGGCCCGGACGTCTCGGCGGCCCGGGTGACCCCGGTCTCCGCGGCGCCGCCCACCGCCCCGCCGTCGTCCGCCGCTTCGCCGTCCCCCGCCGCCGCACTGTCCGCCGCGCCGCCGGCCGTCTCCGGGGACGGTGCCGCCGGTCCCGTACACCTGGGGGGCTCAGCCGCTCCGATAGGGCCGGGGCCGCGCGCCGACGCCCCGGGCCCGCAGCCGCGTGGGCAGGCCGGTGCCGCGACGAACTGGGTACGGCCGCCCGGTACCGGACCCGTGACCGGTGTACCGGCGCAGGGCCCGACCGGCGGTGCCGCGGCCGCGGAGAGCCCGGCCCGCGGCGAGGCCGCGCCGCCCCCGCCGCCCGAGGCGCCGCCCGCCGAGCCCGGCCGCTGGCGCCCCTGGCGGTTCCGGATGTCGAACGATGTGTGGGGCACCCCGGCCGTCGCCGACGACCTGCTGTACGTCACGTCCTTCGAGGTGCATGCGCTCGACGTGGCCAGCGGGCGCCGCAAGTTCAAGACCCGTGACGTCGCCTGGGCGATGGCGGTCGCGGACGGCCGGATCCACGCCTCGGACGGCCCGAGCCTGTACGCGCTGAACGCCGACGACGGCGCCGAGCGCTGGCGGCTGCACACCGAGGGCTGGGTCTACGCCCTCCAGGTCGACCGCGGGACCGTGGTCACCAGCACCCGGGGCGGCGGAGTCCAGGCCTGGGAGGCGGCCACCGGCGAACGGCTGTGGGAGACCGGTGGCGTCCAGACCGACTTCGAGACCGCCGAGGCCGCACCCGTGGTGCACGACGGCACGGTCTTCGTCTGGGCCGACGCACGGCTGAAGGCGCTGGAGGCGCGAACCGGCGCCGAGCGCTGGTCGTACCCGGTGGGCGACGCCGCGTCCTGCGGTGGGGTGCCGGTACGGCTGCTGCCCGCGTCGGACGGCGTGGTCTACGTCGTGGCCGGCACCCGGGTGCTGGCGATCGATATCGCCCGCGGCGATGTGCGCTGGCACTTCGAGGCGCCCGCGGTGTTCCTGAGCCCGCCCGCCTTCGCCCCCGGCCCGGCCGTCACCGGCGGCGGGGTCTATCTGGCGGACTACCTCGGCACGGTCTACGCGCTGGACCCGGCGGACGGCCGCGACCGCTGGCGGATCGCCACCGAGGCGCGGCAGTCCACCGAACCGGTACTGGTCGCCCATGGCGCGGTCCACCTGGGCAGCGGTAAGGCGCTCTACACACTGGACGCGGTGACCGGCACCCCGCGCTGGCGGTTCCAGGCCGGCGCGGAGGTCGTCGGCGCACCGGTCGTCGCGGAGGGCCGGGTGCACTTCGGCTCGGCCGACCACTGCCTCTACACGCTCGATGCGATGGGCGGCCAGCTGCGCTGGAAGCTGGCGACCGGCGGCGAGATCACCGGCTCGCCGGTGGCGGTCGGCGGTGTGGTGTACGCCTGCAGCAAGGACCGCTGTGTGTACGCGCTGGACGCCGCCAAGGGGACGGGGCTGGCGCGGCGGGCGTGA
- a CDS encoding nitroreductase family deazaflavin-dependent oxidoreductase has product MPRGERWLQKVSATRTFARTAPHVIPALDRAVHRLTRGKVLLSARMLPGVVLTATGARSGLPRRTPLACLPEEDGGWLLVGSNFGRPGHPAWTGNLLKNPEAEVSWRGRDIPVRARLLTGEERAQAWRAALAFWPPYATYQARVAREIRLFRLERR; this is encoded by the coding sequence ATGCCGCGGGGCGAGCGATGGCTCCAGAAGGTCTCCGCGACCCGTACGTTCGCCCGGACCGCACCGCACGTCATCCCCGCTCTGGACCGTGCGGTGCACCGTCTGACCCGCGGAAAGGTGCTGCTCAGCGCCCGGATGCTGCCCGGTGTGGTGCTGACCGCGACCGGAGCCAGGAGCGGGCTGCCGCGGCGTACTCCGCTGGCGTGCCTGCCGGAAGAGGACGGCGGCTGGCTGCTGGTCGGCAGCAACTTCGGGCGGCCGGGGCATCCGGCGTGGACCGGCAACCTGCTGAAGAACCCGGAGGCCGAGGTGAGTTGGCGCGGCCGGGACATCCCGGTGCGGGCGCGGCTGCTCACCGGGGAGGAACGTGCGCAGGCCTGGCGGGCGGCGCTGGCGTTCTGGCCGCCGTACGCCACGTATCAGGCGCGGGTGGCGCGGGAGATCCGGCTCTTCCGGCTGGAGCGGCGGTGA
- a CDS encoding enoyl-CoA hydratase/isomerase family protein produces the protein MTIRTRTEGGVALVTLDRPERHNAIDLGTAAELAATWRAFRFDDTVRAAVVTGAGGRAFSTGLDRSAADVPQPPSPYSLDDPLLHIGPKANDLWKPVIAAVDGMACGGAFYLLGEADFLIASENSTFFDPHTTYGMVSAYESILMAQRMPLGEVARMALMGTAERLGAARAYEIGLVSELTAPGAAAEVALRRAAVLADRPTEPVQGTVRALWAAKEAARAQALTHAPQLIALGNLPPDRQAGLFAARTRHGGQEGGQDNGQDGERDGSQGSGPLVG, from the coding sequence ATGACGATTCGCACCCGGACCGAGGGCGGGGTCGCGCTGGTCACCCTCGACCGGCCCGAGCGGCACAACGCCATCGACCTCGGCACGGCCGCCGAACTCGCCGCCACCTGGCGGGCATTCCGCTTCGACGACACCGTACGGGCCGCGGTGGTCACCGGTGCCGGCGGCCGGGCATTCTCCACCGGCCTCGACCGCTCCGCCGCCGACGTCCCCCAGCCGCCCTCGCCCTACTCCCTCGACGACCCACTGCTCCACATCGGCCCGAAGGCCAACGACCTGTGGAAGCCGGTCATCGCCGCCGTCGACGGAATGGCCTGCGGCGGCGCCTTCTACCTCCTGGGCGAGGCCGATTTCCTCATCGCCTCCGAGAACTCCACCTTCTTCGACCCGCACACCACCTACGGGATGGTCAGCGCGTACGAGTCCATCCTCATGGCGCAGCGGATGCCCCTGGGGGAAGTCGCCCGGATGGCCCTGATGGGGACCGCGGAGCGGCTGGGCGCGGCCCGTGCGTACGAGATCGGACTGGTCTCCGAGCTGACCGCGCCCGGCGCCGCGGCCGAGGTGGCGCTGCGTCGCGCGGCCGTGCTCGCCGACCGGCCGACCGAACCGGTCCAGGGCACCGTACGCGCCCTGTGGGCGGCCAAGGAGGCGGCCAGGGCACAGGCCCTAACGCACGCCCCCCAGCTGATCGCGCTGGGCAACCTGCCCCCGGACCGCCAGGCCGGGCTGTTCGCCGCCCGCACGCGCCACGGCGGCCAGGAGGGCGGGCAGGACAACGGCCAGGACGGCGAGCGGGACGGCAGCCAGGGCAGCGGGCCACTGGTCGGATGA
- a CDS encoding Zn-ribbon domain-containing OB-fold protein, translating to MSPIVTPATDNRPDSTAGLLLPVADDDGAPFWEYAAQGELRIQACSGCDELRFPPRPCCPHCQSFAAHWQRMSGRGRIWSYVLPHPPLLPAYAALPGYNAIVVELADAPHIRLVGNLVADADAPLNSVDPARLRIGAPVKAAFHTAPGGVTVPRWLLERP from the coding sequence ATGTCCCCGATCGTGACACCCGCCACTGACAATCGGCCCGACAGCACCGCCGGCCTGCTGCTTCCCGTCGCCGACGACGACGGCGCGCCCTTCTGGGAGTACGCCGCCCAGGGTGAACTGCGCATCCAGGCCTGCTCCGGCTGCGACGAACTGCGCTTCCCGCCCCGGCCCTGCTGTCCGCACTGCCAGTCGTTCGCCGCGCACTGGCAGCGGATGAGCGGCCGCGGCCGCATCTGGTCCTATGTGCTGCCGCATCCGCCGCTGCTGCCCGCGTACGCCGCCCTGCCGGGCTACAACGCGATCGTCGTGGAACTGGCCGACGCCCCGCACATCCGCCTGGTCGGCAACCTCGTCGCCGACGCCGACGCCCCCCTCAACTCCGTCGACCCGGCGCGGCTGCGCATCGGCGCCCCGGTGAAGGCCGCCTTCCACACCGCGCCGGGAGGCGTGACCGTACCCCGCTGGCTCCTGGAGCGCCCATGA
- a CDS encoding acetyl-CoA acetyltransferase has product MTPGTRYRGHGNRKVAVAGVALSDCGRVDEATPYALHAQAARRALADSGLDRSVIDGFASAGLGTLAPVEVAEYLGLRPTWVDSTSVGGSTWEVLAAHATDAIAAGHAGAVLLVYGSTARADIKAGRRTANLSFGSRGPLQFEVPYGHTLIAKYAMAARRHMHQYGTTLEQLAQIAVQARANAAANPDAMYRDPITVDDVLSGPVIADPFTKLHCCIRSDGGCAVLLVAEDYVQDLAKPPVWVLGSGTSVSHTTMSEWDDFTVSPAAVSGRLAFERAGVRPSEIDLAELYDAFTYMTLVTLEDLGFCAKGEGGAFVEKGRLLRDGELPVNTDGGGLAACHPGMRGLFLLVEAVRQLRGEAGPDRQVRKPGGALPQLAVASGTGGWFCSSGTVVLGRG; this is encoded by the coding sequence ATGACTCCAGGGACCCGTTACCGTGGTCACGGAAATCGCAAGGTCGCCGTCGCCGGAGTGGCCCTGTCCGACTGCGGGCGTGTGGACGAGGCCACCCCGTACGCCCTGCACGCCCAGGCCGCCCGCCGGGCACTCGCCGACAGCGGCCTGGACCGTTCGGTGATCGACGGCTTCGCCTCGGCAGGTCTGGGCACCCTCGCCCCCGTCGAAGTCGCCGAGTACCTGGGACTGCGCCCCACCTGGGTCGACTCGACCTCGGTCGGCGGATCCACCTGGGAAGTGCTGGCCGCGCACGCCACCGACGCGATCGCCGCAGGCCACGCGGGCGCCGTACTCCTCGTCTACGGTTCCACCGCCCGCGCCGACATCAAGGCCGGGCGCCGTACCGCGAACCTCTCCTTCGGGTCCCGCGGCCCGCTCCAGTTCGAGGTCCCCTACGGGCACACCCTGATCGCCAAATACGCCATGGCGGCACGCCGTCATATGCACCAATACGGCACCACCCTGGAGCAGTTGGCCCAGATAGCCGTCCAGGCACGCGCCAACGCGGCAGCCAACCCGGACGCCATGTACCGCGACCCGATCACCGTCGACGACGTCCTCTCCGGCCCGGTGATCGCCGACCCGTTCACCAAGCTGCACTGCTGCATCCGCTCCGACGGCGGCTGCGCGGTGCTGCTCGTCGCCGAGGACTACGTCCAGGACCTCGCCAAGCCCCCGGTATGGGTACTCGGTTCCGGCACCTCGGTCTCGCACACCACCATGTCGGAGTGGGACGACTTCACCGTCTCGCCCGCGGCGGTCTCCGGCCGGCTGGCCTTCGAACGGGCCGGCGTCCGCCCCTCCGAGATCGACCTCGCCGAGCTCTACGACGCCTTCACCTATATGACCCTGGTGACGCTGGAGGACCTGGGCTTCTGTGCCAAGGGCGAGGGCGGCGCCTTCGTCGAGAAGGGGCGGCTGCTGCGGGACGGGGAATTGCCGGTCAATACCGACGGGGGTGGGCTGGCCGCCTGCCACCCCGGCATGCGCGGCCTGTTCCTGCTGGTCGAGGCGGTACGCCAGCTCCGCGGCGAGGCCGGCCCGGACCGCCAGGTACGCAAGCCCGGCGGCGCCTTGCCCCAGCTTGCGGTCGCCTCGGGCACGGGCGGCTGGTTCTGTTCGTCGGGGACGGTGGTGCTGGGGCGGGGCTAA
- a CDS encoding TetR family transcriptional regulator produces MTGQVRTVDGRVAGRRGQATRQKLLDCLSEMLSSSPYRDVKVIDVARKAGTSPATFYQYFPDVEGAVLEIAEEMAKEGATLTDLVAGRSWVGKSAWQAAEDLVEGFLSFWRKHDAILRVIDLGAAEGDKRFYKIRMKILNAVTNSLTDSIKELQSKGKLDKDVSAPAMAGSLVAMLAAVAGHQKGFQSWGVKQAELKPNLALLVHLGVTGKKPTK; encoded by the coding sequence ATGACAGGACAAGTTCGAACCGTCGACGGCAGAGTTGCCGGCCGCCGCGGACAGGCGACGCGGCAAAAGCTTCTGGACTGCCTCAGTGAAATGCTCAGTTCGTCCCCCTATCGGGACGTCAAGGTCATCGATGTAGCCCGAAAAGCGGGGACTTCACCCGCAACGTTCTATCAGTACTTCCCGGACGTCGAGGGCGCCGTCCTCGAAATCGCCGAGGAGATGGCCAAAGAAGGCGCCACTCTGACCGATCTTGTCGCCGGACGCTCCTGGGTGGGCAAGTCCGCGTGGCAGGCGGCAGAGGACCTGGTCGAGGGCTTCCTCTCCTTCTGGCGGAAGCACGACGCGATTTTGCGCGTGATCGACCTGGGCGCGGCCGAGGGTGACAAGCGGTTCTACAAGATCCGCATGAAGATCCTCAATGCCGTCACCAACTCCCTTACGGATTCGATCAAGGAACTGCAGAGCAAGGGCAAGCTCGACAAGGACGTGAGTGCGCCCGCGATGGCCGGCTCACTTGTCGCGATGCTGGCGGCGGTCGCCGGGCACCAGAAGGGTTTCCAGAGCTGGGGCGTGAAGCAGGCCGAGCTCAAGCCGAATCTGGCGCTGCTGGTGCACCTCGGCGTCACCGGCAAGAAGCCGACCAAATAG